In one Heteronotia binoei isolate CCM8104 ecotype False Entrance Well unplaced genomic scaffold, APGP_CSIRO_Hbin_v1 ptg001202l, whole genome shotgun sequence genomic region, the following are encoded:
- the LOC132590930 gene encoding olfactory receptor 52I1-like, whose product MVLDTNSSPSAFFLSGIPGLESVHPWLGLLFCLMYIGALLGNGALLFAIRFDHALHNPMFYFLGMLGIIDIIMATSVVPKMLDIFWMGSPKIGFNACFVQMFLIHSITAMESGVLLAMALDRYVAIRHPLRYETLLTPQRVTQIGLVIVARGVLFMVPLSWMVRSLPYCTSRRIPHSYCEHMAVVKLACGDSTASHLYVMAGSSLIVGSDTAFITISYGLVLQAVKRLSQEAERLKAFSTCSAHVCVMSLYYLPGMASIYIQVFPQGTPPHIQVLLADLYLSLPPMLNPIIYSIRMKQVRKALCRIFPFVKGLMG is encoded by the coding sequence ATGGTTTTGGACACCAACTCCAGCCCATCTGCCTTCTTCTTATCCGGCATTCCAGGGCTTGAATCCGTCCACCCGTGGCTGGGCCTCCTCTTCTGCTTGATGTACATTGGGGCACTTTTAGGAAACGGGGCCCTCCTGTTTGCCATCCGATTCGACCACGCACTGCACAACCCCATGTTCTATTTCCtgggcatgctgggaattattgacATCATCATGGCTACCTCTGTAGTGCCCAAAATGCTTGACATCTTCTGGATGGGCTCCCCGAAGATCGGCTTCAACGCCTGCTTCGTCCAGATGTTTCTCATCCATTCCATCACAGCCATGGAATCAGGGGTCTTGCTGGCCATGGCCTTGGACCGCTACGTCGCCATCAGACACCCGCTGAGATACGAGACTCTCCTGACGCCCCAAAGGGTGACCCAGATAGGCCTGGTGATTGTGGCAAGAGGGGTCCTTTTCATGGTGCCTCTGAGTTGGATGGTGAGGAGTTTGCCCTACTGTACTTCCAGACGGATCCCTCACTCCTACTGTGAGCACATGGCAGTCGTGAAATTGGCCTGTGGGGATTCAACAGCCAGCCACCTCTACGTCATGGCGGGCTCCTCCCTGATTGTGGGGAGCGACACCGCTTTCATCACCATTTCTTACGGGTTGGTTCTCCAAGCCGTGAAGAGGCTGAGCCAAGAGGCGGAGCGGCTCAAAGCCTTCAGTACGTGCAGCGCTCACGTCTGCGTGATGTCGCTGTATTACCTCCCAGGGATGGCTTCCATTTACATCCAGGTCTTTCCTCAGGGCACTCCACCTCACATCCAGGTGCTGCTGGCCGATCTCTACCTCAGCCTCCCACCCATGTTGAACCCAATAATTTACAGCATTCGGATGAAACAGGTGCGCAAAGCACTCTGcagaatatttccttttgtcaagGGGCTGATGGGTTGA
- the LOC132590931 gene encoding olfactory receptor 52M1-like, producing the protein MPKSYNECFVPSTFFLTGIPQLEAAHVWFSIPFCFLYVVAVVGNCSILFVVKTETSLHEPMYLFLAMLAVIDLVLSSSTMPKLLSIFWLDGREIGFHVCLLQMFLIHSFATIESGVFLAMAFDRYVAICAPLRHKMVLTHPVVAKIGLAATLRGFLYICPLPLLAGRYTYFHTRVIAHSYCEHMAVVMLSCEDTSISNLYGMIIGFLVLIVDSLCIGLSYFLIFQALMSMATVEARLKAFSTCSSHICAILAFYIPIAVSSLTHRFGHNVAPPAHILLANFYLIIPPVLNPIVYAVRTKEIRRRLAKMWSLGRGDVKNLV; encoded by the coding sequence ATGCCAAAGTCCTACAACGAGTGCTTCGTCCCCTCCACCTTCTTCCTCACCGGCATCCCACAGCTGGAGGCAGCCCACGTGTGGTTCTCCATCCCCTTCTGCTTCCTGTACGTCGTCGCTGTTGTGGGGAACTGCAGCATCCTCTTCGTCGTCAAGACTGAGACCAGCCTCCACGAGCCCATGTACCTCTTCCTCGCCATGTTGGCCGTCATTGACTTGGTCTTGTCCTCCTCCACCATGCCCAAACTGCTCAGCATCTTCTGGCTAGATGGCAGAGAGATCGGCTTCCACGTGTGCCTGCTGCAAATGTTCCTCATCCACTCCTTCGCCACCATTGAATCAGGGGTTTTCTTGGCCATGGCTTTCGACCGATACGTCGCCATATGTGCACCCCTGAGACACAAGATGGTTTTGACACATCCCGTCGTAGCCAAGATTGGACTGGCGGCCACCCTGAGGGGCTTCCTGTATATCTGTCCTCTGCCTCTGCTTGCCGGACGGTACACATACTTCCACACCCGCGTCATTGCCCATTCCTATTGTGAGCACATGGCTGTGGTCATGCTCTCCTGTGAGGACACTTCCATCAGCAACCTTTACGGCATGATAATTGGCTTCTTGGTCCTCATTGTCGACTCCTTGTGCATCGGATTGTCCTATTTTCTCATCTTCCAAGCACTGATGAGCATGGCCACCGTGGAAGCCCGTCTTAAGGCCTTCAGCACGTGCTCCTCACACATCTGCGCCATTCTGGCCTTCTACATCCCCATTGCCGTTTCCTCCCTGACTCATCGATTTGGCCACAATGTGGCCCCCCCAGCGCATATCCTCCTGGCCAATTTCTACCTCATAATTCCACCAGTCTTGAACCCCATAGTCTATGCAGTCCGGACCAAAGAGATCCGGAGGAGGCTGGCGAAGATGTGGTCCCTTGGCCGAGGAGATGTCAAAAACCTCGTGTAA